The DNA region CAATCCTGGAAGACCTCTGAGGTTAGAAAGTGGGATACACTTTAGACACCAAACATAGAATCTAACATTTGGTTGATTTTTGTCCATGGTGGtaactcctgtgtgtgtgtgtttgcccaaCAGATGGAGCACTATTCCATGACCTGTAATCCTCGGGGGACGTGCTTAATCATCAATAACCACCACTTCATGGGATTTTCAGGTCTGACAGACAGACCAGGAACTGAGCAGGACGAGAGTAAGCATTCTCGCTCATTGGTTGATATTATGAGCCTAATCTCATTCAGTGAACCCCATTGGCCAACCTGGATGTTAAATTCtcccatctgtctctgtgtgtagaggcTCTGCATAATGTGTTCTCCAGGTTGGGGTTTAAAGTGGAAGTGTGTAGCGACCTGACAGAGAAGACCATGTTGGGGGCGGTAGAGGAGCTTGGAGGGCGGAGTCACATACAGGCAGATGCTCTGGTGAGTAGTGAGGTCATAATTCTCCAGTCTCTTCAGGAGGTACAGTAGCTCTACTCTTGAAGCCCAATTGGACTCCAATGACTTAAAGTAGGTTCAACTATTCTAATCCCTGTGCCTGGTCCTAGGTGGTGTGTGTGCTGTCCCATGGGGAGAAGGGTTGTGTGCTTGGGACAGATGGGGGGGAGGTGCCCATTAGCTCCCTCACACAACCCTTCACCAGCAAGCAGTGCCCTTCTCTGATGGGCAAACCCAAACTGTTCTTCATCCAGGCCTGCCAGGGGAAGGGCTTCCAGCGAGGGGCCCTATTACTCCCCTCCATAAGGCAGAGAGAGGGGCGATATGAGGCAGACGCCGGCGCCATCGAGTCCATCCCCTGGCATGCAGACTTCCTGATCGGTATGGCAACAGTGGAGGAGTGCAAGTCATTCCGAAACACTAAGGAAGGTTCCATCTACATCCAGGAGCTCTGCAAACAGCTGGAGTGGGGAGCGGACAGGTGAATTAGAAGGGAAGGGGGTTAGGTTTGGCATTAACCATAGAGATGTATAAAGATCATTACATAGAAATAACCCATTTTTGGGATGTTGCCATTGAGggattccaccattttaaaggcccaatgcagctgtttttatatcaatatcaaatcatttctgggtaacaattaagtaccttactgtaatagtttTTCATAATTTTTTGTTGTGCTTTTTAGCAAACTATTTCTCAAggaagaattttgctaggattgtctgggagtggtctgagtaggGAGGGGAAAACTTAAAACTTGACAGAGATTTGGAACTCTCTtcgtctattaaccaatttactgccttgtgatgtcaccaggcaagccCAAACTTAACTTTGactacactgggcctttaaatagTCAACCGGTGGGAATTCCTACGGGTTGGGAGAGATCGGCCAATGATCAGACCCTTATCGTCTTCTTCAAAttggtttgtttagtttgtaaATGGCTTTAAGCTATATGACCGCCATCTAGTGGTCACAAATTAATTTCACATAAGATTTGGTTCAAGACTCCAGCACTGCAGGTGGCCATATAAGCTTGCCACTTTTTTCAAACATCAAAAGAAGAAATTTGACTATTTTAAAATTGAGATTGCACAGACACCATAATGGCagatacaacgttgtgatctctgggctcccgagtggcatggtggtttaaggcactgcatctcagtgcttgaggcatcaccaCAGAcacgctggttcgaatccaggttgtatcacaaccagccgtgattgggagtcccatagggtggcacacaattgacccagcgtcttccgggtttgaccatcattgtaaataagaatttgttcttaactgacttgcctagttaaataaaggttaaaaacatACATCTCTATAACAGGTGAGAGATGTATTGTGATGTgtatttcctgtttcctgtgtagAGGGGAGGATATTCTGTCGGTGCTGACGCGTGTGAATCGTGAGGTCAGCAGAGGAGTGTATAGAGACTCCAAACAGATGCCCGAGCCCAAGTACACCCTCACCAAGAAACTCTTCCTCCCCTACTTCTGAAACACCTCTGGTTGGCTGACCAATCAACTTCAGAATGGCTGTCATGTCTGAACAGTGAGCTGTCACTCTCAGGAACCCTACCACAGCAGCCTCTACCTCCCATAAGACAGTGTGTTGAACATTGGTTGGCATGTCTGATTTCCTGAAAGATGTTTCAAACTCATGAGAttaatacatttttccattaaatGCTGGAAATTGTGGAACGTTTACTTTATCTGTAATGTGTTCTGGAGATGATCAGTAAAATGGGTGTATTTTTCTATTGGCCATGTTTCACATTTTTAAAGTTCAACAAAATGTCTCTAATTCTGAGGAGAATACGATTTAATAAGACTTCAGCAACCAACTGTTGATTAAGATATTTATTTTCAGGTATAAAATATGTTAAGGTGAAAGGCAGGTAAGAACATGATTGTAAAAATAACCCAAATAAGGAAAGAAGATTAAATCACAACATGCAATAAAGTCAAGCTTAAGCAATGTGTTGATATCAATTACTTTGTTCTTGCTATGAGAATCCACTTGTTTACAAAGAATGGTGATTCTGAACTCTTCACATATCAAATACATTTATAGTTTGGTTTAATCTAGCCTAGTTTACTTGATTGAGATGCAGCAATGTCACTGGACTTTTGGTATATCTGCAGGATTTGCGTTCACGTGCTATCGGAAGCTCCTAGTTCCCAGTGGGAAATTTCATTTAACCAACCCTCCAAGTGGCAAACTCAGAAATTCTTGTGGCCAAATTGATGTATCACCACTGGCTTTTTACCTTTTGAACCAGAAGATGACAAATCTGTTTTGGACAATTACAACCTTACCAAGATGGAGAATGTAGCCAGTTTGACCATATGTCAATGttaagcaagctagctaactttattaTTAGTTATGTTAGCTAGCTCACCACCAGTTTGCAAGTTGGAAATTTCAGATTTTCCCATTTCCGACTAGCACGTGAACGCATCATTCCCACGAGCACGAAACCACCTAAACTCCCCACTATAAAAGGAAAAAATATTACAAGGCATAAAACATTTCATTTCAACATCAAGCAGCAGATCAGCTCAGAACAAACAAAACACCACAGTGACCACGACAACAGGACGTGGCTGTTGGGTCATAGCGCATcgtcaaagatggtggataaggAAGATGTCtaatgtaagaaattgtattagatattggtaacttgttttaacaacttctcaacattacctataagttgacacaacatacacaccccctctttctcttggacatatgctggacacataggacatatacacggcacccacaattcccctcccccatgacaatcacacagacacacccaacccatggttggacctcaggacaaagaactctcaggaaccaatggaacgtggacaccaggcctgatcaggactacccaagacccagatcgaccaatcggaaggccggactcgcagatctacctactttgcttgttgtctatatagtactgaacaattctggaaactccctcttttccggacgattcactaggagtcagactgaaagagccttgctgcaagattttactaagatatctttacatgtaattaaactgccttataaaattatccacctcgtcctattgtctcctcttgttctcctgtcaacagtaaacgttttactaacactaATAAAGGCTGTTTGCCATTGAAAACAGTTCTTCGGTAATCTCTGGCATGCTCACGTGAGAGGGAACGCCAATTTACATAGCATAGACAGGATTTTTTTCAATGGGAAACTGCCCAATAAGAACTGTCTGCTTGCCTTAGCCTACCATAAAAAAATGGCCCGTGAGATGTCTcactttctcttctgtctctggcGTCGTCTCATTGGGTCGGCACTGTGAACACCAGCCTCTTTGTCAGCGTGTACTTGGGCTCGGACATCTGCTTGGCCTGCTTGTATTCCCCGGCCGCCTTATCCCAGGATCGGTCATCCTTCTGGCTCACGTCTCTATTGACCTGTGTTAGGATGGTCAGGATGTCATCACATCTAGAGAGAGCAGGAGACACACGCATACCAGACAACGAAGACATTAACACCCAGTAAAGACAACGTACAGCGCCCATAAAATATACAGTTCTCGTCGCCAGCAATGCATTAATTTCTGATTAGTCAGGGGACTTGCTCACTGCGAGCTAATAGATTTGATGGTAATCTTGTtctagcctttatttaactagacaagtcccCGGTTTACACCTGACAGTGTGTAGACTGGAGTTCCGAATAACACTGTTATTCTGTAGAATATGGTCAGTTTTGTATTGTCAGCTCTTTCCTATTAAACATCTGCTTTGTTTAGGTCATGACCATGTAAGAATATTTTAGCCTCCTCTAGAGCATTGTTTCTCAAATGGTTTGGCCTCGGGACAGAAATTGTACCAGGCTGTTTCATTTGCGACCCAATATTCGTATCGCGAGAAATAAATCTCTTAAATACAATCTGGAAAACTACTTTTAATGCTATATTGATAGTAAATGTTACAATTATAGGGAAAAACATTCCCACCTCTTTCATTGTCAATAATAACATTTTGCCCATATTCTTTAAGAATGTTAATAAACTCAATAGTTTGAGACCACAAAAATCTACCAAAATAGCACTGCTAATAGCTTTATATTAAAAATACTGTGAAGAAGAAAACATTTTCCGAGATTACAAttacactatgcagaaatcgctccgccatttcctggttgctaaaactttagttagcctaatttcagtttttgtgacaaaataaGATTTTAGAGAATCATtgcaccatctaaaccactgaaatatattttatatatatattattgttgTTTCAGGTCTTTGAAGATTGTGAACCTAACCGAAAATAAAAGACGTAACAAAAAAAAAGAACGGGgggcatagaaatagtgcacatataacagatctaccgctttaGACTTGCTTTGAAGTAGAAtgatagatctataactcacatttctatgtgaatttggtcatgtCGCCCAAAAAAACACTTTAAATTATAAAAAAATGTAAGTTCATTATAATTTCTACACACTTTTTTTTAACCTGGTTTAAAGTTCAGACTGTAGTATTTTttcataaaaaatgtataaacttTTTGTTTTTACTCAGATGCCAGTGAGCCATTCAAAACCTCCCGATGCGACCCGCCAGAATTGGTGCTCTAGAGCACATATTCAATCAGGCTTCACCTGGGACAGCCCTGTTTGAGCTGTTTGCACAGAGTCCGGATGAACCAGGACCCACTAGTTGGGTCTCTGAACGAGTAGTAGTCTTCAACAGTGGCCATGGCAAACAAGAAATCAGCATCAGCTGGAATGTAGATCTGGTGACCTGGATTTGTGTCTGCCTCCATTGCACTCTAGCTTGGGTATCTTTCCCCCTACATGCCTGGATGAAGAAGGCCTTGGGCTTGCCAATGAGGGTGGAGCAGTTGGTGCCTTTGAAGGGTGAAAAGAGGTCATTGATGGAGATGGGTTCGTCGTCTGTGCCATAGATAACTCCTTTGCCTCCCAGCCCTCAGGGAAGAGCTCTATGTTTTTCTTGAAAGCCATTTTAATTAGCATGGTTTTTTAAATCACTACTTGCTGGCTGAGAGGCAGATTCTTTCTGCATCGATGCCACTAAATACCCAGCCCAGCACACTTTCAACTATCCACTTGAAGGTCTGCTCCTTATAAAGGCCAAACTGCATCTTATGCTGACCCAGCAAATGTGCTCTGCTTGCTGGGTTGCCACCTCTGAGCAGTACAGCCCTCCTGGCTGAATCCACCACTTTGTCTGGAGACAGCCCTGCTCCTGCTCCCTGCTCTTTTAGTAGTTTTTGTCCTGTAACTCCTGGAATCCTTACTGTCCTTTAAGACAAGGATTCAATTTGGCAGTTTTCTGAAGCTGGACTCCATGTCTGCTGTGAAAATAAAGGGGAAAGTTTGTATTTAATAAGCATAAATTATATACATTTTAATCACAGTGAGCAGATTAGATTAATAGATAGAACGATAAAATGAAGTGTATAAACTCTAGCTACTATTCTCTAGCTACTTGCTAAAGGACAGTTCTACTACAAACAGACACACCAGCATAAGCAAGAGCATAGGATATCGCTCGTGCGATTTAATTTATAATTAACATGATGACCCTACCAAGACAGTACTTGCTCTGTATCTGTGGCAAAGTAAAGGTTTATTATTTCACTTTTCTCTTAAAGGTCTATAgtttccctggtggtctagtggttaggattcggcgctctcaccgccgcggcccgggttcgattcccggtcagggaacagCATTTTTGACTCCCTCAACTTAAAATACAGTTTTTAAGTATTTGTGATTATTTTAAAAAGTCATAGGTTTATTCCCCACTCAACAATTTCTGGTTTCAAGGCTTTTTCATCGTGTTTCACCTTGTTAACTGTGAATGACAATGAACAGCTTTGATGGCCATGTTAACTGTTTGTCTTCATGTTAACAAAGTCGGTAGAGCAAAGGTGCAGACGCTCGGGGGTACTACAGGGCTGCTTTGGACTATTGAAGACTTTCCTGTGCCCTGTTGAAAATGTCAGAAGCATTCatttgcttgaccatgctgtaggagGTTTGTTACATGAAAagtgctttgtggacttcaccagacagaTGTTGCATTGAATTTATTCTGACACTGTGACTTCTtactgtctcggccttaggcGTATATATCACGGGGGCTAGGCATATGagctaacaggttatagagcaaacaacgcaataaTCACAACACATATGGCTTTTTTAATGGAtttgcttccccagtgattttacccaaaCACTACTGCAGAGTGTTTTGCTCACCGTGTGCTCCCCTCTTCCCTCGTAAAAGCCAAGTGTGAGTACTTTAAGTTAGTATTGCTGCCCATTCGGGGACAAAGTTGTACTTTGTGTAATATATGTAATGTCACTGGTTGGCATAAAAATTGTTgtttccctggtggtctagtggttaggattcggcgctctcaccgccgcggcccgggttcgattcccggtcagggaattacACTTTTGCGTACTCAATCGAAAGTACCGTTTTTGACTGCTTGGAGGTATTCAAAAGCTCATAGTGAGGCTTGTTCCTCACTGAACAACTTCTGGTTCCAAGGATTTTGCATAGTTTTTTTTACAGTTACCATAATGAAAAACAATGAAAAACTTTGATGGTCACCATGGACCTGccgttcattaattgtttatggttcattgaacaagcattggaaacagtgtttaaatcctttacgatgaagatctatgaagttatttggatttttactaattatctttgaaagacagggttctgaaaaagggacgtttctttttttgctgagtttatatggcacagctgtcaatttttggtccttaaatgaaactggtatatattTTATTCATTACAATTTTATTTAACCAATTTTCGTCTTTAATGTAGGgatgacagacaagttccttactttttcccccttccatttttgtggtaatgctgcaattagttggttgtaattttgggtcgagcagacatttccatatatttgtgttagctgcatgtgtgacataactccaccagtcctatttatgatataatttacaaagactatacgtgtttttttttaaacgttatcgattttatttttttatcaatgagtatatttgagtttaaccacaatatttgttctaTTATTTGTTGTGTCTTTcctggattaaactgaaattgtaacaaactttctatggcttgcttaaaaaataacaatgttttggagattatttcgttTTCAAATAACCAAAAGTGGGCGTTTGTAatttgaataaagggaaaaaggccattcttgaacatggggtgagacatacttactaatttgctagagaaccagtttggataaAAGTACAACTCtggtatgactgatgcctttagtgagaggtctgctttaatatttaataatttctgcacCCCGAATTCATAGTCTTTATATAAATAAatccttttaattttgtctggcttgccattccaaataaaattgaatattttttgctcaaataattaaaaaaaacaggtcgctaggtgtaggcaaaaccataagcaaatagttaaactgtgatatgactacaGAGTTAATCGGGGttattttatttttgctatttttgccaactttctaTTCAAATGTATTGGAGTGTAGAGTGTAGAGATAATTTTTTTCTTTCGGgatatgtataccgagtatgttcACATCCTGTCAGACCATCTTATTGGTGCACTACATGGTAATGTAAttattatttattgttttgtGATCGAATACATAATATAGTATCATAAAtgtatcataatttggttttaatccagagagtttAGAAAAAGTAGATCCTcaatgaggctgtggagggattctaattgtggATTTAATTAAAATTAGTTTTTAAGCCCTAGATTtgtaatcccttaatattattgttggatttgattttaacagctaacatttcaatggcaataataaatagatatgccgatagtggacaaccttgttttactcctcttgacagtttaaaactttctgagatgaagccattatttactattttacacctagggttactatacataactttaacccattttataagaaattctccaaaattgaaatattcaaGGCATTTATACAtcaactccagtcgtactttatcaaaggccttttcaaaatcagctatgaataccaggcctggtttcccagatatttcatagtgttctattgtttccagtacttgttttatattatctccaatgtattgtcCATATAAAAAAActtgtctgattaggatgaataatatctgacaaaacattTTTAATTCTATGTGCTCAGCATTTAGCTAGAATTTTTACATCACGACACAGAAGtgtaatggactggatctttatatttaccacttggatcctgtttcagtaaaaaaacgtattataatctcccaccataataaaagAGTCTTGTGTTGCTTGAAGGGTTGATTAATTATTTGATATATTTTCAAAGAGgcgtggatcatcattatttggactgtataggttaataagccatatctgtttatggccaataacatatttaaaatcatccatctaccttgaggatctgtttggacaatttgcacatttggatcaaaattactgtTTATTAATATCATCACcacttttgaatttctttgcccatgggagaaatatttTTCGCCCCCCCCAGTCCTTTTTCAACAAAATGTTTTCAAAAATTGTTGAATGAGCTTCCTGTAAACAATATTTATTATATTCTTTCTATTTTAGCCAGTTAAATACTGACCGCCTTTTCtaattatctgctaagccattacaattacaactggctatacttatttcaccatttattataactggctatacttatttcaccgcTGGTGATTTGCATTAAAAGTTGGGAAAAGTTTATATTTTTTCACCACCTCCCACGCCGCCCAAAGGTGAATGGGAAGCGGGTACCATCTGCTAGTGAACACGGGGCATGAGGAACTCCCTACACCTTCAGGAACTTCTTCTTTCTATTGGATACCACCAGTAAGTACCTGAtttctctcatggatctagtctgTCAAGTATGGCTTCTCTCAGAAAGATTTTTATCATTTTTAAGTTTATTAAcatcggtttcaatcttattgactgtcacTTTTAGCTTGTTTATATCTTTCTCCAATGTAGCAGCTTTTTCGTCACTCATCTCGATGCTTGCCTTCAACTCCTTTAACTAACTGACTAATTCAAGTatgcccagtttgtcatttattgacttttaacagatcggtttccacccttaccattcccggtggtgaaaaTATTAAATCGTCTGTATCTGTCGAAGAGTCTTGTTTTCTTTTCGGGATTGGTTCCCCTGTTTTACTAtccgtcatgtttggttgttgcttgttttcgtaatatttgtcgatattTTTCTCTAGCCTTATTTGTTTTGTGAtcttatccagattgaaggttataaCCCACCCGTTTGTGAAGTGTTAATATTTAGTCTAATTTACCGATATGGAATATAACGTTTTTTTTCTCGAGGTGATCTACCGTGTTCAGTCCGCCATCTTTTCAGAATTCCCTGTGTCGTTTTATTGTCTCCGTGATATTTAGGcataaggccgagacaataaaaCGACACAGGGAATTATGAAAATATGGCGGAACTACCGGGTTATAGagcaattatcacaacataggttgtaatatggcttttcttTCATGGATTGACTTCCccggtgattttacccacaccgCTACTGTAGAGGGATTTGCTCGCCGTGCGCTTTCTTCAGAAAAGCCACCTTTGAGTACCTTAATTTAGGTACAGTCCAATCGGACAAAGTCGTCATCACGCAACTAATAACTTTGCGTACGTAGTGTAAAGATGCTGTATATTCTGTCACTTTTCTCCATAATATGCAAGGTTTCCCTGGTGGTCTGTGCAAGTGCTTCCCAACCTTTTTTTGGTTACTTTACCACCAAGTACACTTTGCTTTGCTCGGaatacccctgaagtaccccctcgtGAATTTTACCAGTAGGCATATGGTCTAATGAGTCTTCTCAAGTGCCCCTTGTGGaatctcatcatggtatctctttgcattcaaattgccaccaataaaatgcaattctgtttgttgtccatagtttatgcctgcccatactataaccccaccgccacgaTGGGGTTCTCTGTTTACAACGTTGACATAGGCAAAACgttcacccacacaacgccatacacatggtcagcgGTTGTGATGCTGGTGGGATGTAGTGCCAAATTCTGAAAAATGACactggaggtggcttatggtagagagatgaacattaaattccctggcaactgctctggtggacattcctgcagtcagcatgccaattgcaagctccctcaacttgagaagtctgtggcgttgtgtggtgacaactgcacattttagtgaccTTAGTggcttatcttggcaaaggagaaatgctcactaattgGGATTGAAACTCATtaatgcacaacatttgagagaaataagcttttatgtgcgtatgaaacatttctgggatctattatttcagctcatgaaaccaagacattacatgttgagtt from Salvelinus fontinalis isolate EN_2023a chromosome 26, ASM2944872v1, whole genome shotgun sequence includes:
- the casp8 gene encoding caspase-8 isoform X2 codes for the protein MDLRLLSRIDEELDSSEVAALCFLCRDVLNRKRLETVEDGRGLFMRLQEKSLLEDHYFLSQLLSVIGRLDLLRLLETDGRQPEQTAHTQTDACPPLSQYRRMLYKVSEDVTKENLTKIKFLLSDKLPRGRLDPCTTALEVLCEMERQDLLTEDRLDELQRILEECDTQLAHTVQQHREARGSVSRQEYSVQPISNQEQQLSSPQSLQSLSISETRPSCEHGQRTRLSSDAMTETQPGSGPDQVTTSPMQSWKTSEMEHYSMTCNPRGTCLIINNHHFMGFSGLTDRPGTEQDEKALHNVFSRLGFKVEVCSDLTEKTMLGAVEELGGRSHIQADALVVCVLSHGEKGCVLGTDGGEVPISSLTQPFTSKQCPSLMGKPKLFFIQACQGKGFQRGALLLPSIRQREGRYEADAGAIESIPWHADFLIGMATVEECKSFRNTKEGSIYIQELCKQLEWGADRGEDILSVLTRVNREVSRGVYRDSKQMPEPKYTLTKKLFLPYF